Within Sphingobium aromaticiconvertens, the genomic segment CCTCGCGCGACGGCGCTTCTCGCCCCCGCAGGGTGATGGTACGCTCCCTGATGTCAGCGGTGAGGCCCGAAGGCGCGAGGAGGGCGGCCACGGCGTCTTCGACCGTGTAGGCCCCGGCGAGAGACGGGGCGCGACGACCCTTGAGCGACCGGCCATCGGCAACGAGTTGATAATCGCTCATCCTGGCTATTGCGCGCAGCGCATCGCCAAGATCCTGCTCAGGCAGATCGTAACTTTTGGGTGCTTCCTGGGCATGGATCTGGGGAACCAGAATGCACATGGACAGTGCAACGCTGCTGAGAAGCCCAATTTTACCGATACGCATGAAACTTGCCCCCTTGTTCCGCAGGGCCTCTTATTGAGGCTCAGAACGGAAGACGGGCGCGTGCCTATCTAAAGCTGCAGTGCGTCATTATTTTTCGGCGGTGAGCAGCAATATGTTTTTCTGGGTTCGTTCGATCTTGAGGTTGAGAAAGCCGCTCAAGGCTTGGGCAACGCGCTCAATATTGCGGATTTCGATGTCAGCGAAAATCTCGCGCGCGCCCAGGGTCGGCTGTGCCAGAACGATCTTGGTCTCGCTATAGCTGTTTGCTTCGGCGATGACGTCGCTGACCGGGACATAATCATAGCTCTTCACGCCGCTCACCCATTGCTGCTCTGACCGTTTGGCAGGATTGACGGAAAAATCCGGGATTTGTCCAGCCTTGAGCGTCAATAGCTGGCCGGAATGCAATGTAAGGGCTTTGGGCAGCTGGCGCGGGTCAGTGCGGGGTAGTGTGACATTGACCTCGCCCTCGATGGCATGAACGCGTGCGCCCTTACGGATCGTCATGTCGAACTGGCCGACGCCTGCCGTCACCTCAATGCCGCGGCCATGGACCAAAAAGGGTCTTGCCGTCTGGCTGGCAACGGTGAAGCGGGCACGTCCACGCTTGAGTTCGATCGTGCGGCGCTCGGCAGTATATCCAATCAGAACCAACGTGTCGGTATCCAATAAGATAGAGCTGCCATCTTCAAGGCGCTCCGTGCGCACCTCGCCGACCCGTGTCTCCAGCGGCGTGCGCGCCTCGCTCTGCCCGATCAGCGAGGGCGGTGCATCGGTTGAACGCCAAAGCAGACCCGTTGCCGCAAGGAGGCAAAGCGCCACTGATGCGGCGAGGAGAAGCCGTGGTGGACGGCTTTCCACTTTTCGCGTCTGGTGCAGGAGAGGCCCGCGCGAATGCGTTTGTACGGCGGCTTGGCTTGCCTGCTGCACGGTGTCTACCACGCGCAGATAGGCGAGCTTACGGGAAGGGTTTTCGGCGATCCAGACGTCGAAGGCACGCTGATGTGGACCCAGCCTGTCGAGATTCCTGGGATCTGGCACAGCGTCCGCGTCGGCCATGATCAGCATGGCCCATTCATGGGCATCGCGCGATCCTTCGTGGGGATCATGATCGGCAGGCAGGTCAGTCATCATTCGCCTCGCGATAGGCGGTAACATGGCGAATAGCTTTGAGCATCTGTTTCTGCACGACCCAGAGCGGAAGATCGAGCTCTGCTGCAATCGCGACATAGGTCTGCCCTTCGACCCGATTGCGCAGGAAGATATCTAGCGTTTGTGATGGAAGTTGGTTGAGGATCAGCGTCCAGCGCGCCAGATCCTGCTTTGCCTGCAACTCGCGATGGGTGTCGGATGGGGCAATTGCATGCAGGCCATCGTCGAGCGGCTTGGTGCGTTTCGACAACAGAGTGGATCCGCGCTCGACGAAATCGCGCAGCAGGTTCGTCGCGATGCGCGTGAGGTAAGCCTGTGGGCTGGCAAGCGCTTGTGCGGGCGCTGCGCGCACGAAACGAGTGAAGCTTTCCTGGGCAAGTTCGTCGGCATCGGCCTGATTGCCAAGCTGGCGCGTGAAGAAGCGCATGAGGCGGGGCTTCTCCCTTGTATAGAATTCCGGGAAGCTGAACCTGCCGGAATCTCTGATTATGACCGGATCGCGCAGGCGATCCTCTTGTCTGCCCTGGCTCATTCGTCGCACCTATGTCCACTCGGGGCGACGGCCAAAGCCGGATGTTAGTAACCTGGCATACACACAGGCGCATGCGCCTTTACCGTTGCCGGCTGGACATACGCGCATGCCACCCGGCCCCAGTGAAACTGCGACCGAGCTGTATATGCAGGGGTTACTAAGCCCCACTTCTGCGCTTTCAGCAGAAGCGGGGCTACCTTGCCGGATTGGCGGGGCAGCGCAACCCCCTAAGAAACCCATTATGACGTTTTTACGAAGCGGATTAGCTGTTGAAGGAAGGGGTGGGTGACCGACCGCTGCGCGGGCATCGCGCTCTTGTCGGCACGGCGTGCCGCCACGCCGACCTAGCTCGGCTACGCCGATCCCGGCCCTCCGGGCGGTGATCGCTGTCGCGGCGGTGAGGGCGAGGTGTGGAGCGGGGAAGTGCCGAGGGGAAAGGCGGTAGGTAGAACGCGCCGATCCCTCCCGCACGAGAAAAAGTAATTTCGCGGGGCCTTGGTAGGGAAGGGGGAACGGGTTGGGGACTGAACCCGATATGCGGAGTGTCCTGCTGTGACCTTGCTACCTGTCCTGCGCCAGGCATTGGCGAAATTGATTTTGTGCCTTCAAAACCTGGCGGACGATGACCGTTGCTGCGCGCGGATCGACCGCTATCTCGATACTGTTGACCTGCAGATGATGGCTGAACCGATCGGCGCGGGCGGCGGCGAGGAAGCTGCGCGAATCAGGCAAGTCGTCGCTAAAATGCAGCCGCTGACGCGTGCCATCCTCATTCTTGTCGTCGGGCGAAAAATGAGCGTGGCGGAAGTATCACTGCGTTTTGGGATGCGCGAGGAGCGGGTGTGTCGACATTACCGGGCGGCCGTGGGCGAGGTGACGGCGCGATGCGACGCGGACGGTGTGACGTAAATCGTCGGCCCGCCTGCTGAGCAGATAGACGGCCAGGACTGGGACTTTCCCGAATGTCGGCTTCGGAGCGTCGAAGCGTGGAAAGCAGACGTTAGGGATGGCCATCGCTGTCGCTACCGTTTTCGACCTTACGAATCGCCGCAATGGAAAGGCGAGCTTTTCAGTAGAGCCGAACCTAACTGCTCAATCAGTCCAGCAAACTCCAGAACTGCCGACTCTTTGATTACCAGCCGCTGCCCAACGGCGTAGGTCGCATCGCCACTCCGCGTAATGTAGTCTGCGTCTACGATGCCCTGTTGGTGAGCAAGTAAATGGCGTTGCTGGTAGAAAACTCGGAGACGATCCATAGCTGCCGTGCCTACAATTTTCTCAAACGACGACCCCGCCACCGTATCCCACAGATTGGATCCCGCATCGAGGTTTTGAAACGCATTTCGCCGGGCCGATACGCCGGCCCGGCTTTCGTAAATCTGCTCCGCTAGGCGCTGAAACGACATCACCGTATCCTGAATAGCCTTTTCCAGCAGTGTGCGAGTCATCAACTCAGCTTCGTCCGGGCCTAACGTGTTGCGTAGAGTTTCACGTAGCCCAGCGGCGGTCCTGATGGTGGCGAGGGTCTGCTGAAATGTGTGGTGGGCAGAGTTATGCCCGCAACTAGGACAGAAATATGCGGCACCTACGTATGAATAGCGACAGCCGCAAGAATCGCATTTGGTACGCAAGCGCATGGGCTCTGCGGATGCAACCGGCAACAACACTGCGTTGCGGCCACCTTTCACGTTTAGGGTGATGCTTAGGAACGAGCCTGGCCGCTGTCGCCGCTTCGAAGCCGCGGCATCTGCTCGCATCGCCCCGTTGATGCGATTAATCACGACTCCGCGCGCGTACTGCTTGGCCGCTTCTATCTGCTCCGTCGTGTACCAAGACTTTGCCGGTGCGGCATGTCGGCAGGATGGGCAGAACACTTCCTCATCGCGGACGAGATTTGTCCAGTCTTCAGCAACTATCTTGAATTGGAACAGGCATGCTTCAGCCGGGCATTCCTTATCGGCATATCCCTCAGAATCGGCTTCCAAAGGAACCTCTACCTGTTGAAGGCGGGAGAGGCGGTCAAGTTCGTGTTGGAGGTTCTCAAACATGCAGCCGCTCGGATGTTGATGGTTCAGTACATAACATGAACGAATGGAGGGCATATGTCCAGTTGCGCTGACCTTGTTCGCCTAGGCTGAACGAGATTGATCATTGCGGAGTGCTTCGAGGCAATTTGGAAATGTCGTCCCGAAAAGTTCGGAAAGCTCTTCTATGGTCGCGGATGTCGGGATGTGCCGTACTTGTATCGTTGCGATAGCATCACGATCTTTACTGCTCTGCAAGAGGACCACGGATCATGACCGAAATCGACTGGGACAATCTGCCGCCGACGACAATCCCAACCGATCTGGGACTCACTGTGAAAGGGTTCGAAAACGAGGAGGGCGCGCGCGAACTCGGTCATGCGGTGCTCGATGCCATTAGGCTGTTTGGCCGCTTCATGAACCTGTCGACGCTTGATGGGGTCACGGTTGCGATCGACTATGATCAAGCCCTAGCCGATCTCGACCGCGGCCTGCCTGGGCTAAGGCCGCTTACCCGCTCGAACACCGCCGAGATGCAGGGCGTCGCGATGTCGCCGGCGGTGATGCGCGACGGTCAGGTCAAAACACACCTCGTCTTTAACGCCCAGATGGTCGCAGGCCTTACAGCCGACATCGCGGCCGAGGAAGACAAAGCGGCGGCCATCGGAATCATCGCGCATGAATGCGCGCACGTGCAGGTCACGGCCCAGAAAGAGGCGGCAATCCCCGAGGCGCGCTTCGGTACTCGGATCGAAGGCTATGAGCGTTCGGTGATGTTCCAGATCGCCGAGGTCTGCTGGGACGAATATGCCGCCTGCCGAATGTCGGCGCTCTTCAATCGCCAGCAGACCCGATACCATGGCGAGTCTATGATCGGGACCGTCGCGATCGCCCGTGACCGCGCCAATGCGGCTATCAAGGCTTATCGCACCCACGCTGATATTGACCAGCTTGTTGGCGAAGCAGGTCCCGCGCTGGTCCAACCGATCAAGATCGGCGCCTATCTGCTGGGCGGGATGGACGGGGAAGGCTTTGACTGGACCGATGTCCCAGGCATAAGGGCGGCGATCGTCAATGCTGGCTATGACGATTTGATCGACGAGCTTCACGCCATCCTGCGAGAGCTTTGGGACAGCCAAGGCGCATGGGACCCGAGCATCGCTACGTTCGAACCGCTTATCGATTTCGCCCATGAGGTGTTCGCCGATGGTGGGCTTATCTTCCACACCGAAGATGACGGGCGCTGTCATATCGACGTGCCCTTCTCGTCGGAAACGATGCCGAACGCGTTTTACCATTGATCAGCTGTATCGCGGCGAAACCGCGTCCCCTCGTCAGCGCGCGGTATTGGCGGTGTGAAACCTTTGCGCAGTGAACACTACTATCTTCGGTTGACTGAGAAAAAGGATGTTGGACAGCAGCATCAGGCCTCTCAATTCGCACGGCGAGGGCGTGTGTTCGCCTGGCCCGCACCATCGACTGATGGGCTAAAGCCGGCCCTCGGTCACGCGAGAGGGTTGTCATCCTCCTCGGCGACAAGATTTCCCGGTGCGAAATTCAGCGCGATACCTGGCGTTCTACCGGCTTCATGGAACCATAGGCTGACGATCTTCGCGTCGTCGCTCGCTGGAAGGGGTTTCGCACTGCGAACCTTGAATGTCGTAGGCAGGTTCACCGCGTTCCCGAACACAAGCGCATGCTGCTTGGGCAGCGTCGGTAGACGCCGGAGGACGCCCTCGGAAATCGACGGGGACATCTGGCGGATCTGCGACAGATCGTCCGGATTCTGGATGCGGTGCACCACGAAGTTGGAGCACTGTGAAAGGACGGTCTTCGACAGCTCGCTCGGGCGTTGCGATGCCACGATCAGGAAGAGACCGTACTTCCTTCCCTCCTTGGCTATGCGGTCGAAGATCCGCCCGGCGTCCAGCGCATAGCGCGACGGTGTCGCGGAAATGTATCGATGCGCCTCCTCTAGCAGCAGGTGGACTGGAAAGCGGTTACGCGGCTCCGCCTGCCGCAGAAGGCGAAACACCATCCGCGCGGCGATCGCGCTCACCAGTTCGACGACCTCGTCTTCGACGGCATTCATGTCGATAATTATAATCTGGGAAGTCTTGGCGCTCGCGCCCTGGACGGAAGCGAGGCCCAGCAGCCTTCCCAGAAACGGCCCCGTCTCCTTGGAATCTTCCGCTGCCGAATGACGAAGAAACGCATAGTCCTGGCGTTCGAGCAGGGCCTTATATCGCGTAACCATTTGCGAGCAATAGTCGCGGATCTGCCGATTCCCGTGTGCCTCTTCATAGAGCAAAGCGAGATCGATCGCCTCGCCCAGCGTGTCGAAGTCGAATGGCCGGTTCGAATAGTCAGGTAGCCTGAAGTCGTTGATGACGTATCCGCCCTGGCCATCGTCACCCGACAGATAGGCGAACGCGCCATCCACATCATTCATGTTGCCATAGTGGACGTGGATCATGGCGCCGATGGTGGCAGAGTTGATCTCGTCCGTGCGGAACCGTTGGAGGATTCCCAATATCCGGGTCTCTTTCGCACCCGGTGGACTCTCGTCGGAAAGGATGCCGGCCACACACTTGGCGAGGATGTGGTTGCGGATCTTGGTCAGCTGCTGGCCGGCGCCGCCGTCGAACAGGGTGGCCAGTCCCAAGGCCATACGAAGGATCGGCACCTGCGTGCGCTCGCTGGCCTGGAGCAGCAGCTCCCATTCTGACAGGTCGAGGAACCAGTGCGGAATTCGGAACCGGCCAGGGTCGGCCGTGCCGTCGAGAATGAGACGGTCGACCCCGATCACTCCGGCCTTCCTGATGTCCTCAAATGCCTGATGGTACTCGCCGTTGACGTCGAGCACGACGAACGTTGCGCCACGGGCGTGATGCTCGGCTGGCTTCGTGAAAAGCTCCTGCAGGATCGACGCTACCGTACACGACTTGCCGCTGCCCGTGTTCCCCAGCACGGCGGCATGCCCCCCGAAGAGGTCGTCTATCCGCGCCTTGACCTGATAGCCGTCGAAAACCACAGACTTGCCGATTTCGAGAATGCGCAGGCGTGTCGCATCGTGGGGAACGCAGGGCCCCTCATCGGGGCCGGCAGAGGGTTCCGACGCCGGGTTGGTGTCGAATATCCGATCCAGCTCATGATCCAGCGCGTAGAGCGCATCTGCGTAGAGGGAAGGAAAAACTGATACGCCGAACCTGAACCGCCCCCCTTCGATGGGCAGCATGCCGACCGGCACCACGTCGAGGAACTTGGCGGACGCCGCCTTGTCGATGTCTCCACCCGACCCGGCATCCTTCTCGCGCAGGCCGACGATCTCCGCGACGACATACTCGGCCTGCGCCGGTATCATCACGAACGATCCTAGCCGCGCGACGTAATGAAGGTCGTCGAAGCCCACCACGGTGAAGCTGTCTGTCCCACCGCGCATCTCGATGACGAACTTGTCGGCCGAAACCGCGACGACCGAGCCGATCGCCCGCCGGCGATCGTCAGTCGCCATCGGTCGCGTCCTGCGCCGAGCCGGTGCCTTTGGCCATCTTCTGAAGGACCAGCTTCACGGCGTCGTCTATCCGGTCGGACGGCTGACGTGGAAGGAGGTGTTGCACGATCGTGGAAAAGTAATGAGCTGGCGCACCGTCCTTCGGGCCTGGTCCGCCGATGATCCATATCCGCGGATCGCCTAGGGCGCGCAACTTGGCGATATCGCCTTCCGATTCGGGGTCGGCGAAAATGATCAGCCTGAAGGTTGGGACGGTCAGGGCCTGATATATGATATTGTTGATGTGCTCGTCGCCGAATGCGAATCCCATCGTGATGAGAACGCTCTGCTCGCGTACGATGCGCGACTGGAATTCCCTGAACAGATCCGAATAAGGTGAACCGAGGCTCGAGTTCTGCTTCGAAGGTGTCGGAAAGATCATCACCTTCGACGGCTCGCTCTGCGGCCACAGCTCCCGGATGGGGAAGAGACCGTGATCGTCCTCGGTCCAGCTGATCGAACCGTGCAGCTTGCACAGATAGACGAAGCCGTCGACCGCCGACCACTTCCTGTTGGTGATGTCGAGCTGCTCCGCCATCGCGTATCTGAAGGTGGACGGGTTGAACCGGCGCTCGACCACGCCCGAGAAGCCGTTGGCATATGGCAGACCCAGACGGTCCATCGCTCGCTCGTTGAACAGGTCGTAGTTCGTGGAGAATATCCACGGTCGTGGGAGTGATCGGTCGCGAAGGATCAGCCGCCGATAGAATGACTCGTACGTTCCCAGCACGGAGTCGTCGCCCTTCGAGAACAGGCCTGCGGTGCACCTCTCCCACAGGAAGGCCTGCACCTTCCCGATCATCTTCTCGATCTTGGCGGCCTCCTCCTCGTCGCCATCATCGTCACTGCGCCTCAGCACGAACCGCAGCGCGTGTAGGGTCTCCATCAGGCGTTCGAGGTTGCGTGCATACTCGCCTTCGAGGCTCAAACCGTAGCCGGCAAGGCAGCTTCGCTCCGACGCGTCGAACACCCAAGGCTCGGCACCTTCTGGAGCAGCGCAGAATTCCCTGGCCAATGGCAGCATCGTCGAGATGCCGCGCTCCTTATCATCGACCACCATCGAGGAGCAGCCTGCGCCGAGCAAGAACGCGACGTTCCGTGCACCCAACGCCTCGGCAAGGGCCTTGCGTACCTGATCGGGCCCCTTCTCCCAGTCCAAGTCCTGAGCGGCGTGATCACCTTGTCGAATGAAAGAAAAGCCTGAGGTCGGTGCTGGCGCCGGTGCCAGATTTTCGTCCTGAGTATTTACCGCTTCGCTCACGCGTCATCCCTGATCCAGTTACGATAGCATATCGACACCATTCAGCCGAGTAATACAACCGTTGCGACGGGCGAGGTGGCACAGGATTTTTCTCGACCTCTGACGCTTCGCCTTCGCCCTTCCATTTCACCCTCAATCATTGGGATGATAAACACGGGGCGGCATCGACCAATCGTACGTTCAGTATGGGCAAGGGGTCACCACTGATTGACCGCTGAATGCAACTGCCAGTATTGGGGCACATTGCTATCTGGCGGCTTCGCATTTAGCGGACAGCAAGTTCTAGGAGGAGCTGTCTATCCAAGTCCGAACGTAAACGAGGCATCTTGGTCGACAGCTGCCGGAAAAGCGGAATGTCTGCCGCTGGGAATCGCAAATCTGGCGCCGAGCGACCGGCATGGGTCGCGATCGCAGCCGGGTGACGGCCTACGCTGATATGCATTCAAGGCCGAATTCGCCCTGCTAATGAAACAGTCGCACTCTCTCATTTTCCCGACTGCTCAACCAGCCTTGCCGCCAAATCTCGCGCGGTGCGTGCTGCCCCCATTAATGTCGCCGATCCCGCCCCACTCCAGTCACCATAGCCCGCAAGCCAAAGCCGCGGTTCCCTGATCGATCGTTGCCCGTTTAACAGTACGCGGCCATCTCCCTCGACCACGCCTAGTTCGAAAAGGTGATTCAGCGCGGGCCTGAACCCGGTACACCAGATGATGGCATCGACGGCCATGTCCGATCCGTCCGGCCAGACGATGCCAGTGGGCGTCATCCGGTCAAAAGGCCTTACCGAAGACAAGTCGCCCCGGTCGCGCGCGGCCTTGACCGGCGGAACCATGACGATGTCGCCAATGCCTCCGACCGGCATATCATTTGCGTCGCCCTTCATGCGCGCGACAGCCCGTTCGAACAGCACGCGGCCATCGACGTCATCGGGCAGGAAGATCGGTTCCTGGGTCGTTACCCATAGGGTACGGGCTATCGGGGCAATCTCGGCTATGATCTGCGCGCCGCTGTTGCCGCCGCCGACCACCAGCACGGTCTGACCGGCATAGTCTTCGGGGCCAACATAGTGCGCGGAATGAACCTGACCGCCTTCGAACAACGCGCGTCCGGCTATGTCCGGCACATAGGGATGCGACCATGTGCCGGTCGCGCTGACGACCATCCTCGCCGTCATCTTGCCCTGGTTCGTGGCGATCTCCAGCCCTGCGCCGCCTGGCTCGATCGTCTCCACACGGACAGGTCGGCGGATCGGCAGGTCGTAGCGGTGCTCATAAGCGCGCAGATAGGCGAGCACATCGTCGCGGGTCGGATAGCCTTCATGATGGGGCGGCGGCATCATCCAGCCGGGAAGCGAACTATATCCAGCCGGCGAGAACAGCCGGAGCGAATTCCAGCCATGGCGCCACGCACCGCCAGGCCCGTCTTCGCGATCGAGGATCAGGAAGTCCGCTTTGGCGCGGCGCAAATAATAGCCGAGCGCCAGGCCCATCTGTCCGCCGCCGACGATGATGATGTCATGCCTGTTCAATGCCTGGTCCTGACTCAAGCCGGCAGAAGGGATCGTGCCGGGTCAGTCCTGCATGGGCTATTATGTCACCTGTGACGATAGACGATGGAGGGCGGCGCTAGTTGCGAACGCTATTCGGCGGACGACCCTGCAAGCGCCTCGCGCATGATGTAATAGAGGCTGTGCTGCTCGATCGTGCCCTTGACCAGATGCGCCATCGGCCCTGATGCGCGGGCCAGCACATCGTCGCCACCGTGCGTTTCCGACCCCAGCGGCACCAGCGCCTGCTGGCGATAGTCGAGCGCCGTCGTGTCGGTCTGGAGCGGATCGGCGCGCGGCGTGTCGATCGTTGCGCCCGGACCATTGGCGTAACCCAGCGTCGTATAGCCTTTGCCGTCCTTCGCCTTGAGCGCCTGACCGCCATTGGTCACCGTACCCAGGATCGGGTTGCCGCGACCGGGGTAGCCGCTGATCGCGAAGGTGTGGCTATGGTCCGCGGTTGCCAGCACCAGCGTATCTGTGCGGTCGGTCACCTCCATCGCGACCTTGACTGCCTCGTCCATGGCGATGGTGTCCTCCAGCGCCCGGCGGGCGTTGCCAGCATGATGCGCGTGGTCGATCCGGCCACCTTCCACCAAAAGGACATACCCCTTTTCGCGGCTGCCCAGCATGGTGATTGCCGCACGGGTCATATCCGCCAGCGAGGGCTCTCCGCCGAAGTCCTTCGCGCGATCGGCTTCATATTGCATATGGTCTGGCTCGAAGAGGCCGAGCAGGCGCGAGGTTTTGGCGAAATCGACCTTGGCAAAGGCGTCGCTGTTCCAGACATAGGCGCCACGCGGATTGCGCCGCTGCCATGCTTTGGTCAGGTCTTTCCGATCGGTGCGCTTTCCCTTGGCAGCGGCATATTCGGGGTCGCGACTGGTCGTCGGCAGAAAGTTGGCGCGGCCACCGCCCAGGATGAGGTCGAGCCGTGAACCGACATCGCCTTCGATCATCTGCCGCGCAATGTCGATGCAGCCCTGCGCGCGGGCGTCGGCGGACAGGTCGCCATCGGCTTCCCAGTCGCGCTGGCGGTGTGGGCATAGGTGGCGGCAGGCGTCGCATGGGTGATGCGGGCGGTGGAGATCACGCCTGTCGCCATGCCCTGCACCTGAGCAAAGCCAAACAGTGACGGCAGTTCGTGCGCCTTGCTGCCGGCGCAGTCATTTTCCGCCACTTCGGGGCCGACGCCAATGACGCCATTGCGCGTCTTGACGCCGGTCAGGATCGCCGTGGCGGTTGGTGCCGAGTCCGACACCTGCCCGTCATGGGAGTAGGTCTTGATCAGCGCGGTGTTGGACAGGCGGTCCATGGCGGGGACGAAGGATTCACCATCCACGCCCTGCCGCTGCCCCTGATGGATGCGCGCTGCGGTCAGGGTGCTTACGCCCATGCCGTCGCCGATGAACAGGATGATGTTGCGCGCCTTGCCGATCACCGGTGCATCCGCCTTGATACGCTCCAGTTCAGCCATCGCCTGCGCGCGATAGGCGTCCGTCGTCGTGGCGTGCTGGGCCAGCGCCGGACCTGCGGTGATGAGTAGCGCAACGATAAAAGGGCAAGCGAAACGGCGGGCTGCCAGCATGAAAGGTCTCCTTTGGGAGAAGCTCCTTCCACGCAATGATGACATAAAGACTACAATGATTCGATATTTTTGCGTTTCTCGAAATATCATTGACGGCCGTCTTGTGGGACCATAATTCGACGATGATCGAATCGAGGGTAGCAATGGATCAGGATAAAGCTGTCGCCGCACTTGCCGCGCTGGCGCAGGATACACGGCTTTCGGTGTTCCGCCTGCTGGTGAAGGCCGGTCCCGATGGCATGATTGCGGGCGCGCTTGCGCAGGCAATGGATGTGCCGCCGTCCACCATGTCCCACCATCTGGCCAAGCTGGAGCAGGCCGGACTTGCCACCTCGTGGCGGACGAGCCGTCTCATTCACTATGCTGCGGACTATGCCGGGATGCAGGCGTTGCTCGGCTTTTTGATGGCCGATTGCTGCCAGGGCGATCCCCAGATGTGCGACAGCCTTCTTTCATCCATCCGTTGCGATGCAGTTTCCCAGGGAGCCCCAGCATGACCGACAAGATCTATAACGTCCTGTTCCTGTGCACCGGCAATTCCGCCCGCTCCATTCTGGGCGAAGCGTTGATGAACAAGCTGGGCGAAGGCCGTTTTCGCGCCTGGAGTGCAGGCAGCCAGCCCAAGGGCGAAGTCCACCCCATGGCGCTGTCCGTCCTTTCGGGGCTGGGCTTCGACGTCGAGGGGATGCGCTCCAAAAGCTGGGACGAGTTCGCCGTGCCCGGTGCGCCGCAGTTCGATTTCATCTTCACCGTCTGCGACAATGCGGCAGGCGAGACCTGCCCGGTGTGGATCGGTCATCCGATGACCGCGCATTGGGGCATCGAAGATCCCGCGGCGGTCGAGGGGGATGGGCAGCGCGACGCATTCCTTCAGGCGCTGCGCTTTCTGCAGAACCGCATCGCCCTGTTCCTGGCACTGCCGCTCTCCAGCCTGGATGACATGGCGACACGCCGCAAGCTCAAGGAAATCGGACAGAGCGACGGTGCCAGCACCAAGGCGGGAGCGGACCTATGACACCGGACATCATCATCTATCACAACCCGGAATGCGGTACGTCGCGCAACACGCTGGCTATGATCCGTAACGCGGGTATCGAACCGCATGTCGTGGAATATCTCAAGACGCCGCCATCCCGAGCCATGTTGGAAGGCCTGATTGCGCGTGCCGGGATCGCCCCCCGCGCTCTGCTGCGGGAAAAGGGCACGCCCTTCACAGAGCTGGGGCTGGGCGATGACAGCCTGTCCGACGCCGCGCTGATCGATGCGATGATGGCGCATCCGATCCTCATCAACCGCCCCTTGGTGGTGTCGCCGCTGGGCGTCACACTGTGCCGTCCTTCCGAAGCCGTTCTCGACCTGATCCCGGCAGCCCAGCAAGGCGCCTTTGCCAAGGAGGATGGCGAGCAGGTCGTGGATGCCACTGGTGCCCGCGTGGGCGCGGCCTGAACGATGGCGGCTACCGCTGTCCGTCAGGCAATTCAAGCCGACGCTTCGGCGATTGCCGCCATCTACGCCCATCATGTCCGCCATGGCACGGCCAGTTTCGATACCGTGCCGCGCTCACTGGTCGAAACCGAAGGCAGGATCGCGGAATGTTTTGCGAGAAGCTGGCCCTTTCTGGTCGCTGAGCAGGACGGGCAAGTGGTGGGCTATGCCTATGC encodes:
- a CDS encoding ArsR/SmtB family transcription factor; its protein translation is MDQDKAVAALAALAQDTRLSVFRLLVKAGPDGMIAGALAQAMDVPPSTMSHHLAKLEQAGLATSWRTSRLIHYAADYAGMQALLGFLMADCCQGDPQMCDSLLSSIRCDAVSQGAPA
- a CDS encoding arsenate reductase ArsC, which gives rise to MTDKIYNVLFLCTGNSARSILGEALMNKLGEGRFRAWSAGSQPKGEVHPMALSVLSGLGFDVEGMRSKSWDEFAVPGAPQFDFIFTVCDNAAGETCPVWIGHPMTAHWGIEDPAAVEGDGQRDAFLQALRFLQNRIALFLALPLSSLDDMATRRKLKEIGQSDGASTKAGADL
- the arsC gene encoding arsenate reductase (glutaredoxin) (This arsenate reductase requires both glutathione and glutaredoxin to convert arsenate to arsenite, after which the efflux transporter formed by ArsA and ArsB can extrude the arsenite from the cell, providing resistance.), with the protein product MTPDIIIYHNPECGTSRNTLAMIRNAGIEPHVVEYLKTPPSRAMLEGLIARAGIAPRALLREKGTPFTELGLGDDSLSDAALIDAMMAHPILINRPLVVSPLGVTLCRPSEAVLDLIPAAQQGAFAKEDGEQVVDATGARVGAA